One segment of Pogoniulus pusillus isolate bPogPus1 chromosome 26, bPogPus1.pri, whole genome shotgun sequence DNA contains the following:
- the PPP1R7 gene encoding protein phosphatase 1 regulatory subunit 7 isoform X7, protein MSRTARTLQVGGGVETILNRVIFRGMLAVTVKKKESCPGEAETPVDMETINLDPEAEDVDLNHFRIGKIEGFEVLKKVKTLCLRQNLIKRIENLDQLQTLRELDLYDNQIRKIENLEYLVELEILDISFNILRHIEGLDRLTQLKKLFLVNNKINKIENLSNLQMLQMLELGSNRIRAIENIDTLANLDSLFLGKNKITKLQNLDALTNLTVLSIQNNRLTKIEGLQCLVNLRELYLSHNGIEVIEGLENNNKLTMLDVASNRIKRIENISHLTELQEFWMNDNLVESWSDLDELKGAKHLETVYLERNPLQKDPQYRRKIMLALPTVRQIDATFVRF, encoded by the exons atgaGCAGAACGGCGAGAACTCTGCAG GTTGGAGGAGGAGTAGAGACAATTTTGAATCGTGTTATCTTCAGAGGGATGCTGGCTGTAACTGTAAAGAAAAAGGAGTCCTGCCCAG gagaagcagagacaCCAGTTGACATGGAGACAATTAACCTGGACCCAGAAGCTGAG GATGTTGACTTGAATCATTTCCGAATTGGCAAGATTGAAGGATTTGAGGTTCTCAAGAAAGTGAAG ACTCTGTGTCTCCGTCAGAATTTGATTAAGCGCATTGAAAACCTGGACCAGTTGCAGACCTTGCGGGAACTGGATCTTTATGACAATCAGATTCGGAAGATTGAGAACTTGGAGTATCTGGTGGAACTTGA GATCCTGGACATCTCCTTTAACATTCTGCGACACATTGAAGGACTAGATCGGCTCACTCAACTTAAAAAGCTCTTCCTTGTCAACAATAAAATCAACAAAATTGAGAATCTGAGCAACTTGCAGATGCTACAGATGTTGGAGTTGGGATCAAATCGAATTCGG GCAATTGAAAACATTGACACCTTGGCCAATCTTGACAGTCTTTTCCTTggaaagaataaaatcaccaaGCTCCAGAACCTGGATGCGCTGACAAACCTGACGGTGCTCAGCATACAG AATAACCGCCTGACCAAGATCGAGGGGCTGCAGTGCTTGGTGAACCTGCGCGAGCTGTACCTCAGCCACAATGGCATCGAAGTCATCGAGGGACTGGAGAACAAT AACAAACTCACGATGCTGGATGTTGCATCCAACAGAATCAAGAGGATTGAGAACATCAGTCACCTAACAGAGCTGCAGGAGTTCTGG ATGAATGACAACTTAGTGGAGAGCTGGAGTGACCTGGATGAACTGAAAGGAGCCAAACATTTGGAAACTGTGTATCTGGAGAGAAATCCCTTGCAGAAGGATCCCCAGTACCGGCGCAAAATCATGCTGGCCCTCCCCACTGTCCGGCAGATTGATGCCACCTTTGTTCGATTCTAA
- the PPP1R7 gene encoding protein phosphatase 1 regulatory subunit 7 isoform X4, whose protein sequence is MGGKSASKIKVETRVDKRIESEESGDEEGKKQAVRLVTDLSQQSLRDEQNGENSAGWNAQAKANSAKEMMVGGGVETILNRVIFRGMLAVTVKKKESCPGEAETPVDMETINLDPEAEDVDLNHFRIGKIEGFEVLKKVKTLCLRQNLIKRIENLDQLQTLRELDLYDNQIRKIENLEYLVELEILDISFNILRHIEGLDRLTQLKKLFLVNNKINKIENLSNLQMLQMLELGSNRIRNNRLTKIEGLQCLVNLRELYLSHNGIEVIEGLENNNKLTMLDVASNRIKRIENISHLTELQEFWMNDNLVESWSDLDELKGAKHLETVYLERNPLQKDPQYRRKIMLALPTVRQIDATFVRF, encoded by the exons ATGGGAGGAAAAAGTGCATCCAAAATCAAAGTAGAAACAAGGG TGGATAAACGGATTGAGTCTGAGGAGTCGGGGGAcgaagaagggaagaagcagGCAGTGCGCTTAGTGACagacctcagccagcagagcctgagggatgaGCAGAACGGCGAGAACTCTGCAG GTTGGAATGCCCAGGCAAAAGCAAACTCAGCAAAGGAAATGATG GTTGGAGGAGGAGTAGAGACAATTTTGAATCGTGTTATCTTCAGAGGGATGCTGGCTGTAACTGTAAAGAAAAAGGAGTCCTGCCCAG gagaagcagagacaCCAGTTGACATGGAGACAATTAACCTGGACCCAGAAGCTGAG GATGTTGACTTGAATCATTTCCGAATTGGCAAGATTGAAGGATTTGAGGTTCTCAAGAAAGTGAAG ACTCTGTGTCTCCGTCAGAATTTGATTAAGCGCATTGAAAACCTGGACCAGTTGCAGACCTTGCGGGAACTGGATCTTTATGACAATCAGATTCGGAAGATTGAGAACTTGGAGTATCTGGTGGAACTTGA GATCCTGGACATCTCCTTTAACATTCTGCGACACATTGAAGGACTAGATCGGCTCACTCAACTTAAAAAGCTCTTCCTTGTCAACAATAAAATCAACAAAATTGAGAATCTGAGCAACTTGCAGATGCTACAGATGTTGGAGTTGGGATCAAATCGAATTCGG AATAACCGCCTGACCAAGATCGAGGGGCTGCAGTGCTTGGTGAACCTGCGCGAGCTGTACCTCAGCCACAATGGCATCGAAGTCATCGAGGGACTGGAGAACAAT AACAAACTCACGATGCTGGATGTTGCATCCAACAGAATCAAGAGGATTGAGAACATCAGTCACCTAACAGAGCTGCAGGAGTTCTGG ATGAATGACAACTTAGTGGAGAGCTGGAGTGACCTGGATGAACTGAAAGGAGCCAAACATTTGGAAACTGTGTATCTGGAGAGAAATCCCTTGCAGAAGGATCCCCAGTACCGGCGCAAAATCATGCTGGCCCTCCCCACTGTCCGGCAGATTGATGCCACCTTTGTTCGATTCTAA
- the PPP1R7 gene encoding protein phosphatase 1 regulatory subunit 7 isoform X5 → MGGKSASKIKVETRVDKRIESEESGDEEGKKQAVRLVTDLSQQSLRDEQNGENSAGEAETPVDMETINLDPEAEDVDLNHFRIGKIEGFEVLKKVKTLCLRQNLIKRIENLDQLQTLRELDLYDNQIRKIENLEYLVELEILDISFNILRHIEGLDRLTQLKKLFLVNNKINKIENLSNLQMLQMLELGSNRIRAIENIDTLANLDSLFLGKNKITKLQNLDALTNLTVLSIQNNRLTKIEGLQCLVNLRELYLSHNGIEVIEGLENNNKLTMLDVASNRIKRIENISHLTELQEFWMNDNLVESWSDLDELKGAKHLETVYLERNPLQKDPQYRRKIMLALPTVRQIDATFVRF, encoded by the exons ATGGGAGGAAAAAGTGCATCCAAAATCAAAGTAGAAACAAGGG TGGATAAACGGATTGAGTCTGAGGAGTCGGGGGAcgaagaagggaagaagcagGCAGTGCGCTTAGTGACagacctcagccagcagagcctgagggatgaGCAGAACGGCGAGAACTCTGCAG gagaagcagagacaCCAGTTGACATGGAGACAATTAACCTGGACCCAGAAGCTGAG GATGTTGACTTGAATCATTTCCGAATTGGCAAGATTGAAGGATTTGAGGTTCTCAAGAAAGTGAAG ACTCTGTGTCTCCGTCAGAATTTGATTAAGCGCATTGAAAACCTGGACCAGTTGCAGACCTTGCGGGAACTGGATCTTTATGACAATCAGATTCGGAAGATTGAGAACTTGGAGTATCTGGTGGAACTTGA GATCCTGGACATCTCCTTTAACATTCTGCGACACATTGAAGGACTAGATCGGCTCACTCAACTTAAAAAGCTCTTCCTTGTCAACAATAAAATCAACAAAATTGAGAATCTGAGCAACTTGCAGATGCTACAGATGTTGGAGTTGGGATCAAATCGAATTCGG GCAATTGAAAACATTGACACCTTGGCCAATCTTGACAGTCTTTTCCTTggaaagaataaaatcaccaaGCTCCAGAACCTGGATGCGCTGACAAACCTGACGGTGCTCAGCATACAG AATAACCGCCTGACCAAGATCGAGGGGCTGCAGTGCTTGGTGAACCTGCGCGAGCTGTACCTCAGCCACAATGGCATCGAAGTCATCGAGGGACTGGAGAACAAT AACAAACTCACGATGCTGGATGTTGCATCCAACAGAATCAAGAGGATTGAGAACATCAGTCACCTAACAGAGCTGCAGGAGTTCTGG ATGAATGACAACTTAGTGGAGAGCTGGAGTGACCTGGATGAACTGAAAGGAGCCAAACATTTGGAAACTGTGTATCTGGAGAGAAATCCCTTGCAGAAGGATCCCCAGTACCGGCGCAAAATCATGCTGGCCCTCCCCACTGTCCGGCAGATTGATGCCACCTTTGTTCGATTCTAA
- the PPP1R7 gene encoding protein phosphatase 1 regulatory subunit 7 isoform X1 gives MGGKSASKIKVETRVDKRIESEESGDEEGKKQAVRLVTDLSQQSLRDEQNGENSAGWNAQAKANSAKEMMVGGGVETILNRVIFRGMLAVTVKKKESCPGEAETPVDMETINLDPEAEDVDLNHFRIGKIEGFEVLKKVKTLCLRQNLIKRIENLDQLQTLRELDLYDNQIRKIENLEYLVELEILDISFNILRHIEGLDRLTQLKKLFLVNNKINKIENLSNLQMLQMLELGSNRIRAIENIDTLANLDSLFLGKNKITKLQNLDALTNLTVLSIQNNRLTKIEGLQCLVNLRELYLSHNGIEVIEGLENNNKLTMLDVASNRIKRIENISHLTELQEFWMNDNLVESWSDLDELKGAKHLETVYLERNPLQKDPQYRRKIMLALPTVRQIDATFVRF, from the exons ATGGGAGGAAAAAGTGCATCCAAAATCAAAGTAGAAACAAGGG TGGATAAACGGATTGAGTCTGAGGAGTCGGGGGAcgaagaagggaagaagcagGCAGTGCGCTTAGTGACagacctcagccagcagagcctgagggatgaGCAGAACGGCGAGAACTCTGCAG GTTGGAATGCCCAGGCAAAAGCAAACTCAGCAAAGGAAATGATG GTTGGAGGAGGAGTAGAGACAATTTTGAATCGTGTTATCTTCAGAGGGATGCTGGCTGTAACTGTAAAGAAAAAGGAGTCCTGCCCAG gagaagcagagacaCCAGTTGACATGGAGACAATTAACCTGGACCCAGAAGCTGAG GATGTTGACTTGAATCATTTCCGAATTGGCAAGATTGAAGGATTTGAGGTTCTCAAGAAAGTGAAG ACTCTGTGTCTCCGTCAGAATTTGATTAAGCGCATTGAAAACCTGGACCAGTTGCAGACCTTGCGGGAACTGGATCTTTATGACAATCAGATTCGGAAGATTGAGAACTTGGAGTATCTGGTGGAACTTGA GATCCTGGACATCTCCTTTAACATTCTGCGACACATTGAAGGACTAGATCGGCTCACTCAACTTAAAAAGCTCTTCCTTGTCAACAATAAAATCAACAAAATTGAGAATCTGAGCAACTTGCAGATGCTACAGATGTTGGAGTTGGGATCAAATCGAATTCGG GCAATTGAAAACATTGACACCTTGGCCAATCTTGACAGTCTTTTCCTTggaaagaataaaatcaccaaGCTCCAGAACCTGGATGCGCTGACAAACCTGACGGTGCTCAGCATACAG AATAACCGCCTGACCAAGATCGAGGGGCTGCAGTGCTTGGTGAACCTGCGCGAGCTGTACCTCAGCCACAATGGCATCGAAGTCATCGAGGGACTGGAGAACAAT AACAAACTCACGATGCTGGATGTTGCATCCAACAGAATCAAGAGGATTGAGAACATCAGTCACCTAACAGAGCTGCAGGAGTTCTGG ATGAATGACAACTTAGTGGAGAGCTGGAGTGACCTGGATGAACTGAAAGGAGCCAAACATTTGGAAACTGTGTATCTGGAGAGAAATCCCTTGCAGAAGGATCCCCAGTACCGGCGCAAAATCATGCTGGCCCTCCCCACTGTCCGGCAGATTGATGCCACCTTTGTTCGATTCTAA
- the PPP1R7 gene encoding protein phosphatase 1 regulatory subunit 7 isoform X2 has translation MAAGSGAGPQEMMEVDKRIESEESGDEEGKKQAVRLVTDLSQQSLRDEQNGENSAGWNAQAKANSAKEMMVGGGVETILNRVIFRGMLAVTVKKKESCPGEAETPVDMETINLDPEAEDVDLNHFRIGKIEGFEVLKKVKTLCLRQNLIKRIENLDQLQTLRELDLYDNQIRKIENLEYLVELEILDISFNILRHIEGLDRLTQLKKLFLVNNKINKIENLSNLQMLQMLELGSNRIRAIENIDTLANLDSLFLGKNKITKLQNLDALTNLTVLSIQNNRLTKIEGLQCLVNLRELYLSHNGIEVIEGLENNNKLTMLDVASNRIKRIENISHLTELQEFWMNDNLVESWSDLDELKGAKHLETVYLERNPLQKDPQYRRKIMLALPTVRQIDATFVRF, from the exons ATGGCGGCGGGGAGTGGAGCGGGACCGCAGGAGATGATGGAGG TGGATAAACGGATTGAGTCTGAGGAGTCGGGGGAcgaagaagggaagaagcagGCAGTGCGCTTAGTGACagacctcagccagcagagcctgagggatgaGCAGAACGGCGAGAACTCTGCAG GTTGGAATGCCCAGGCAAAAGCAAACTCAGCAAAGGAAATGATG GTTGGAGGAGGAGTAGAGACAATTTTGAATCGTGTTATCTTCAGAGGGATGCTGGCTGTAACTGTAAAGAAAAAGGAGTCCTGCCCAG gagaagcagagacaCCAGTTGACATGGAGACAATTAACCTGGACCCAGAAGCTGAG GATGTTGACTTGAATCATTTCCGAATTGGCAAGATTGAAGGATTTGAGGTTCTCAAGAAAGTGAAG ACTCTGTGTCTCCGTCAGAATTTGATTAAGCGCATTGAAAACCTGGACCAGTTGCAGACCTTGCGGGAACTGGATCTTTATGACAATCAGATTCGGAAGATTGAGAACTTGGAGTATCTGGTGGAACTTGA GATCCTGGACATCTCCTTTAACATTCTGCGACACATTGAAGGACTAGATCGGCTCACTCAACTTAAAAAGCTCTTCCTTGTCAACAATAAAATCAACAAAATTGAGAATCTGAGCAACTTGCAGATGCTACAGATGTTGGAGTTGGGATCAAATCGAATTCGG GCAATTGAAAACATTGACACCTTGGCCAATCTTGACAGTCTTTTCCTTggaaagaataaaatcaccaaGCTCCAGAACCTGGATGCGCTGACAAACCTGACGGTGCTCAGCATACAG AATAACCGCCTGACCAAGATCGAGGGGCTGCAGTGCTTGGTGAACCTGCGCGAGCTGTACCTCAGCCACAATGGCATCGAAGTCATCGAGGGACTGGAGAACAAT AACAAACTCACGATGCTGGATGTTGCATCCAACAGAATCAAGAGGATTGAGAACATCAGTCACCTAACAGAGCTGCAGGAGTTCTGG ATGAATGACAACTTAGTGGAGAGCTGGAGTGACCTGGATGAACTGAAAGGAGCCAAACATTTGGAAACTGTGTATCTGGAGAGAAATCCCTTGCAGAAGGATCCCCAGTACCGGCGCAAAATCATGCTGGCCCTCCCCACTGTCCGGCAGATTGATGCCACCTTTGTTCGATTCTAA
- the PPP1R7 gene encoding protein phosphatase 1 regulatory subunit 7 isoform X8, producing MSRTARTLQNGEDWKGPLKIVKSNPPPEQGHSGSRDPGEAETPVDMETINLDPEAEDVDLNHFRIGKIEGFEVLKKVKTLCLRQNLIKRIENLDQLQTLRELDLYDNQIRKIENLEYLVELEILDISFNILRHIEGLDRLTQLKKLFLVNNKINKIENLSNLQMLQMLELGSNRIRAIENIDTLANLDSLFLGKNKITKLQNLDALTNLTVLSIQNNRLTKIEGLQCLVNLRELYLSHNGIEVIEGLENNNKLTMLDVASNRIKRIENISHLTELQEFWMNDNLVESWSDLDELKGAKHLETVYLERNPLQKDPQYRRKIMLALPTVRQIDATFVRF from the exons atgaGCAGAACGGCGAGAACTCTGCAG aatggtgaagattggaagggacctttgaagatcGTCAAATCTAaccccccgccagagcagggtcactcagGATCACGagacccag gagaagcagagacaCCAGTTGACATGGAGACAATTAACCTGGACCCAGAAGCTGAG GATGTTGACTTGAATCATTTCCGAATTGGCAAGATTGAAGGATTTGAGGTTCTCAAGAAAGTGAAG ACTCTGTGTCTCCGTCAGAATTTGATTAAGCGCATTGAAAACCTGGACCAGTTGCAGACCTTGCGGGAACTGGATCTTTATGACAATCAGATTCGGAAGATTGAGAACTTGGAGTATCTGGTGGAACTTGA GATCCTGGACATCTCCTTTAACATTCTGCGACACATTGAAGGACTAGATCGGCTCACTCAACTTAAAAAGCTCTTCCTTGTCAACAATAAAATCAACAAAATTGAGAATCTGAGCAACTTGCAGATGCTACAGATGTTGGAGTTGGGATCAAATCGAATTCGG GCAATTGAAAACATTGACACCTTGGCCAATCTTGACAGTCTTTTCCTTggaaagaataaaatcaccaaGCTCCAGAACCTGGATGCGCTGACAAACCTGACGGTGCTCAGCATACAG AATAACCGCCTGACCAAGATCGAGGGGCTGCAGTGCTTGGTGAACCTGCGCGAGCTGTACCTCAGCCACAATGGCATCGAAGTCATCGAGGGACTGGAGAACAAT AACAAACTCACGATGCTGGATGTTGCATCCAACAGAATCAAGAGGATTGAGAACATCAGTCACCTAACAGAGCTGCAGGAGTTCTGG ATGAATGACAACTTAGTGGAGAGCTGGAGTGACCTGGATGAACTGAAAGGAGCCAAACATTTGGAAACTGTGTATCTGGAGAGAAATCCCTTGCAGAAGGATCCCCAGTACCGGCGCAAAATCATGCTGGCCCTCCCCACTGTCCGGCAGATTGATGCCACCTTTGTTCGATTCTAA
- the PPP1R7 gene encoding protein phosphatase 1 regulatory subunit 7 isoform X3 has protein sequence MSRTARTLQNGEDWKGPLKIVKSNPPPEQGHSGSRDPGWNAQAKANSAKEMMVGGGVETILNRVIFRGMLAVTVKKKESCPGEAETPVDMETINLDPEAEDVDLNHFRIGKIEGFEVLKKVKTLCLRQNLIKRIENLDQLQTLRELDLYDNQIRKIENLEYLVELEILDISFNILRHIEGLDRLTQLKKLFLVNNKINKIENLSNLQMLQMLELGSNRIRAIENIDTLANLDSLFLGKNKITKLQNLDALTNLTVLSIQNNRLTKIEGLQCLVNLRELYLSHNGIEVIEGLENNNKLTMLDVASNRIKRIENISHLTELQEFWMNDNLVESWSDLDELKGAKHLETVYLERNPLQKDPQYRRKIMLALPTVRQIDATFVRF, from the exons atgaGCAGAACGGCGAGAACTCTGCAG aatggtgaagattggaagggacctttgaagatcGTCAAATCTAaccccccgccagagcagggtcactcagGATCACGagacccag GTTGGAATGCCCAGGCAAAAGCAAACTCAGCAAAGGAAATGATG GTTGGAGGAGGAGTAGAGACAATTTTGAATCGTGTTATCTTCAGAGGGATGCTGGCTGTAACTGTAAAGAAAAAGGAGTCCTGCCCAG gagaagcagagacaCCAGTTGACATGGAGACAATTAACCTGGACCCAGAAGCTGAG GATGTTGACTTGAATCATTTCCGAATTGGCAAGATTGAAGGATTTGAGGTTCTCAAGAAAGTGAAG ACTCTGTGTCTCCGTCAGAATTTGATTAAGCGCATTGAAAACCTGGACCAGTTGCAGACCTTGCGGGAACTGGATCTTTATGACAATCAGATTCGGAAGATTGAGAACTTGGAGTATCTGGTGGAACTTGA GATCCTGGACATCTCCTTTAACATTCTGCGACACATTGAAGGACTAGATCGGCTCACTCAACTTAAAAAGCTCTTCCTTGTCAACAATAAAATCAACAAAATTGAGAATCTGAGCAACTTGCAGATGCTACAGATGTTGGAGTTGGGATCAAATCGAATTCGG GCAATTGAAAACATTGACACCTTGGCCAATCTTGACAGTCTTTTCCTTggaaagaataaaatcaccaaGCTCCAGAACCTGGATGCGCTGACAAACCTGACGGTGCTCAGCATACAG AATAACCGCCTGACCAAGATCGAGGGGCTGCAGTGCTTGGTGAACCTGCGCGAGCTGTACCTCAGCCACAATGGCATCGAAGTCATCGAGGGACTGGAGAACAAT AACAAACTCACGATGCTGGATGTTGCATCCAACAGAATCAAGAGGATTGAGAACATCAGTCACCTAACAGAGCTGCAGGAGTTCTGG ATGAATGACAACTTAGTGGAGAGCTGGAGTGACCTGGATGAACTGAAAGGAGCCAAACATTTGGAAACTGTGTATCTGGAGAGAAATCCCTTGCAGAAGGATCCCCAGTACCGGCGCAAAATCATGCTGGCCCTCCCCACTGTCCGGCAGATTGATGCCACCTTTGTTCGATTCTAA
- the PPP1R7 gene encoding protein phosphatase 1 regulatory subunit 7 isoform X6 — protein MAAGSGAGPQEMMEVDKRIESEESGDEEGKKQAVRLVTDLSQQSLRDEQNGENSAGEAETPVDMETINLDPEAEDVDLNHFRIGKIEGFEVLKKVKTLCLRQNLIKRIENLDQLQTLRELDLYDNQIRKIENLEYLVELEILDISFNILRHIEGLDRLTQLKKLFLVNNKINKIENLSNLQMLQMLELGSNRIRAIENIDTLANLDSLFLGKNKITKLQNLDALTNLTVLSIQNNRLTKIEGLQCLVNLRELYLSHNGIEVIEGLENNNKLTMLDVASNRIKRIENISHLTELQEFWMNDNLVESWSDLDELKGAKHLETVYLERNPLQKDPQYRRKIMLALPTVRQIDATFVRF, from the exons ATGGCGGCGGGGAGTGGAGCGGGACCGCAGGAGATGATGGAGG TGGATAAACGGATTGAGTCTGAGGAGTCGGGGGAcgaagaagggaagaagcagGCAGTGCGCTTAGTGACagacctcagccagcagagcctgagggatgaGCAGAACGGCGAGAACTCTGCAG gagaagcagagacaCCAGTTGACATGGAGACAATTAACCTGGACCCAGAAGCTGAG GATGTTGACTTGAATCATTTCCGAATTGGCAAGATTGAAGGATTTGAGGTTCTCAAGAAAGTGAAG ACTCTGTGTCTCCGTCAGAATTTGATTAAGCGCATTGAAAACCTGGACCAGTTGCAGACCTTGCGGGAACTGGATCTTTATGACAATCAGATTCGGAAGATTGAGAACTTGGAGTATCTGGTGGAACTTGA GATCCTGGACATCTCCTTTAACATTCTGCGACACATTGAAGGACTAGATCGGCTCACTCAACTTAAAAAGCTCTTCCTTGTCAACAATAAAATCAACAAAATTGAGAATCTGAGCAACTTGCAGATGCTACAGATGTTGGAGTTGGGATCAAATCGAATTCGG GCAATTGAAAACATTGACACCTTGGCCAATCTTGACAGTCTTTTCCTTggaaagaataaaatcaccaaGCTCCAGAACCTGGATGCGCTGACAAACCTGACGGTGCTCAGCATACAG AATAACCGCCTGACCAAGATCGAGGGGCTGCAGTGCTTGGTGAACCTGCGCGAGCTGTACCTCAGCCACAATGGCATCGAAGTCATCGAGGGACTGGAGAACAAT AACAAACTCACGATGCTGGATGTTGCATCCAACAGAATCAAGAGGATTGAGAACATCAGTCACCTAACAGAGCTGCAGGAGTTCTGG ATGAATGACAACTTAGTGGAGAGCTGGAGTGACCTGGATGAACTGAAAGGAGCCAAACATTTGGAAACTGTGTATCTGGAGAGAAATCCCTTGCAGAAGGATCCCCAGTACCGGCGCAAAATCATGCTGGCCCTCCCCACTGTCCGGCAGATTGATGCCACCTTTGTTCGATTCTAA